One stretch of Streptomyces sp. NBC_01363 DNA includes these proteins:
- a CDS encoding DUF1876 domain-containing protein, with the protein MARTLEWRLRLGLTEDDGTTRAEAVLDTGSAQLTGHGVARCNPQDVDVPVIGDELAASRAMKDVAAQLMKAADEELEIVGAGPASGPVAPPYAWSDTTA; encoded by the coding sequence TGGCCCGCACGCTGGAGTGGAGGCTCCGTCTCGGTCTGACCGAGGACGACGGGACGACCAGGGCGGAGGCGGTGCTGGACACCGGTTCCGCACAGCTCACCGGACACGGGGTCGCCCGTTGCAACCCGCAGGACGTGGACGTACCCGTCATCGGCGACGAACTCGCGGCGAGCCGGGCCATGAAGGACGTCGCCGCACAGTTGATGAAGGCCGCCGACGAGGAACTGGAGATTGTGGGCGCCGGACCCGCGAGCGGCCCCGTGGCCCCGCCCTACGCATGGTCCGACACCACGGCCTGA